The following coding sequences are from one Salvia hispanica cultivar TCC Black 2014 chromosome 3, UniMelb_Shisp_WGS_1.0, whole genome shotgun sequence window:
- the LOC125215093 gene encoding serine/threonine-protein kinase BSK7-like — MGCHCSKLTLCCFSSEHNGPIHEANSAENEEKSEIGDLPTFREFSVEQLRAATSGFAVENIVSEHGEKAPNVVYKGKLDNQRRIAVKRFNRSAWPDARQFMEEAKAVGQLRNYRLANLLGCCCEGDERLLVAEFMPNETLAKHLFHWETQPMKWAMRLRVALYIAQALEYCTSKGRGLYHDLNAYRIVFDYDGNPRLSCFGLMKNSRDGKSYSTNLAFTPPEYLRTGRVTPESVIYSFGTLLLDLLSGKHIPPSHALDLIKDRNLQMLTDSCLEGQFSNDDGTELVRLASRCLQYEPRERPNPKSVVAALIPLQKETEVPSHVLMGIPQGGEVVSLTPLGEACLRMDLTAIHEILEKLSYKDDEGAATELSFQMWTNQMQDTLNSKKKGDVAFRHKDFRVAIDCFTQFIEVGTMVSPTVYARRSLSHLMSDVPQEALNDAVQAQVISPVWHIASYLQAAALFALGRENEAQIALKEGSILEEKRNGTS, encoded by the exons ATGGGTTGTCACTGTTCAAAGCTGACCTTGTGTTGTTTTAGTTCAGAGCATAATGGACCTATTCATGAAGCCAATAGTGCTG AGAACGAGGAGAAAAGTGAAATTGGTGATTTACCTACATTTCGTGAATTTTCTGTTGAACAACTTAGGGCAGCTACATCTGGGTTTGCAGTAGAGAACATAGTTTCTGAACATGGGGAGAAAGCTCCAAATGTGGTTTATAAGGGGAAATTGGATAATCAGAGGCGGATAGCCGTCAAACGTTTTAATAGGTCTGCTTGGCCTGACGCGCGTCAGTTCATG GAAGAAGCAAAAGCAGTTGGCCAACTGCGGAACTACAGATTGGCTAATTTGCTTGGCTGCTGCTGTGAAGGTGATGAGAGGTTACTGGTTGCTGAATTTATGCCCAATGAAACTCTTGCAAAACATCTGTTTCACT GGGAAACACAACCTATGAAGTGGGCAATGCGATTAAGAGTCGCTTTATACATTGCACAGGCTTTAGAATATTGCACAAGCAAGGGTCGGGGACTTTATCATGATCTTAATGCCTACAGAATTGTCTTTGATTAC GATGGGAATCCCAGATTGTCATGTTTTGGATTGATGAAGAATAGTAGAGATGGGAAAAGCTACAGTACAAACTTGGCATTTACTCCACCAGAGTACCTAAGGACTG GAAGAGTTACCCCAGAAAGTGTAATTTACAGCTTTGGAACACTTTTGCTTGACCTTCTAAGTGGAAAACACATCCCACCAAGTCAT GCCCTTGATTTGATTAAGGATCGGAATCTTCAGATGTTAACGGATTCTTGTTTGGAAGGTCAATTTTCTAATGATGACGGAACAGAGTTAGTCCGCCTGGCTTCAAGATGCTTACAATATGAACCCCGTGAGAGaccaaatccaaaatcagTAGTTGCTGCATTGATTCCTCTTCAGAAGGAAACTGAG GTTCCTTCTCATGTTTTAATGGGTATTCCTCAAGGTGGAGAGGTAGTGTCCTTGACACCCCTTGGCGAAGCATGCTTAAGAATGGATTTAACTGCCATTCATGAGATATTGGAAAAACTTAGTTACAAAGATGATGAGGGAGCAGCAACTGAG CTTTCTTTCCAGATGTGGACAAATCAAATGCAGGATACATTGAACTCAAAGAAAAAGGGTGATGTGGCTTTCCGGCATAAAGATTTTAGGGTTGCCATTGATTGTTTCACGCAG TTTATTGAGGTTGGAACAATGGTCTCCCCAACTGTTTATGCTCGCCGAAGTTTGTCACATCTCATGAGCGACGTGCCACAGGAGGCCCTCAATGATGCAGTGCAAGCACAAGTTATATCTCCTGTTTGGCATATAGCTTCGTATTTGCAGGCTGCTGCTCTTTTTGCTCTAGGGAGGGAGAACGAGGCACAGATTGCACTCAAAGAAGGCTCCATACTCGAAGAGAAGAGAAACGGAACATCCTGA